The Myxococcota bacterium genome has a segment encoding these proteins:
- a CDS encoding P-II family nitrogen regulator, whose product MKKIEAIIKPFKLDDAKEALANVGIQGLTVSEVKGFGRQKGHSELYRGAEYVVDFLPKLKLEVVVSDDMVEKVTDALCEACHTGRIGDGKIFVLDVADAIRIRTGERDEAALTAA is encoded by the coding sequence ATGAAGAAGATCGAAGCCATCATCAAGCCCTTCAAGCTCGACGACGCGAAGGAAGCTCTCGCCAACGTGGGCATCCAGGGGCTCACGGTGAGCGAGGTGAAGGGGTTCGGCAGGCAGAAGGGACACAGCGAGCTCTACCGCGGAGCCGAGTACGTGGTCGACTTCCTGCCGAAGCTCAAGCTCGAGGTGGTCGTGTCGGACGACATGGTGGAGAAGGTCACGGACGCGCTGTGCGAGGCGTGCCACACGGGACGCATCGGCGACGGCAAGATCTTCGTCCTCGATGTCGCGGACGCGATCCGCATCCGCACCGGCGAGCGCGACGAGGCGGCCCTGACGGCAGCCTAG
- a CDS encoding ammonium transporter, translating into MMLSAGLVFIMHLGFATLESGLTRSKNTVNVLFKNVFIVCIGILTYYVIGFNLMYPGDFNGYLGFAGFGLTPPENGMTPDYASGGYTYWTDFLFQAMFAATCATIVSGAVAERIKLTSFMVFSTIFVALVYTIAGSWKWGGGWLDAMGFYDFAGSTLVHSVGGWGALVGAAVLGPRLGKYAKDGRMTPIPGSNMPSAVIGVMLLWLGWFGFNGGSVLSADPELTSLVLVTTSLAAAAGGIGAMIAYSFVSSKPDLSMALNGILAGLVGITAGADVMTPLSAVVIGLVAGGIVVGSVIAIDKIKIDDPVGAVSVHLVCGIWGTLAVGIFSTNPDHSFVTQLIGVGAYGAFTLVCASALFLGIKATMGLRVSPEEELDGLDHGEHGMHAYDVAPVGAGLPGAAPGSAAAGHSFARTAIAAEGR; encoded by the coding sequence ATGATGCTCTCGGCCGGCCTGGTGTTCATCATGCACCTCGGCTTCGCGACGCTCGAGTCCGGCCTCACGCGCTCGAAGAACACGGTCAACGTGCTCTTCAAGAACGTGTTCATCGTCTGCATCGGCATCCTCACGTACTACGTGATCGGCTTCAACCTGATGTATCCGGGCGACTTCAACGGGTACCTCGGGTTCGCCGGGTTCGGTCTCACTCCGCCCGAGAACGGCATGACGCCCGACTACGCGAGCGGCGGCTACACCTACTGGACCGACTTCCTGTTCCAGGCGATGTTCGCCGCGACCTGCGCGACGATCGTCTCGGGCGCCGTCGCCGAGCGCATCAAGCTGACGTCGTTCATGGTCTTCTCCACGATCTTCGTCGCGCTCGTCTACACGATCGCGGGCTCGTGGAAGTGGGGCGGCGGCTGGCTCGACGCGATGGGCTTCTACGACTTCGCCGGCTCGACGCTCGTGCACTCGGTCGGTGGCTGGGGCGCGCTCGTCGGCGCCGCCGTGCTCGGGCCGCGCCTCGGCAAGTACGCGAAGGACGGCCGCATGACGCCGATCCCGGGCAGCAACATGCCCTCGGCGGTGATCGGCGTGATGCTGCTCTGGCTCGGCTGGTTCGGGTTCAACGGCGGCTCGGTGCTGTCGGCCGACCCGGAGCTCACCTCGCTCGTGCTCGTGACGACGTCGCTCGCGGCGGCCGCGGGCGGGATCGGCGCGATGATCGCCTACTCCTTCGTGAGCTCGAAGCCCGACCTCTCGATGGCGCTGAACGGCATCCTCGCCGGGCTCGTGGGCATCACCGCGGGCGCGGACGTGATGACGCCGCTCTCCGCGGTCGTGATCGGCCTCGTCGCGGGCGGCATCGTCGTGGGCTCGGTGATCGCGATCGACAAGATCAAGATCGACGACCCGGTCGGCGCGGTCTCGGTGCACCTCGTGTGCGGCATCTGGGGCACGCTCGCGGTCGGCATCTTCTCGACCAACCCCGACCACTCGTTCGTGACGCAGCTGATCGGCGTCGGCGCCTACGGTGCCTTCACGCTGGTCTGCGCCTCGGCGCTCTTCCTGGGCATCAAGGCGACGATGGGCCTGCGCGTGAGCCCCGAGGAGGAGCTCGACGGTCTCGATCACGGCGAGCACGGCATGCACGCCTACGACGTCGCTCCCGTCGGCGCCGGCCTCCCCGGCGCGGCGCCCGGGTCGGCGGCCGCGGGTCACAGCTTCGCGCGCACCGCGATCGCCGCGGAGGGTCGCTAG
- a CDS encoding methyltransferase domain-containing protein, with amino-acid sequence MSDDRDDKPWRARIEPLESEPRDLAAALAEIDVLLEIRAHREWVVEGLRAHVANVEGLLGEARERVDGLEGHTANLEDRLAQLERHAANLEGDRAGLEADRTELRAALAESERHVESLRLALEETRRHAAVVAKRLAQAEAQRAQGAAGAAGEPARLVPDEDVIRRQIDECREAHDEVGYYGAAEPGIDGQWRDLIWPAIERADFRSVLELAPGHGRNTAKLLEHAREIHLVDVNKSCIKACRKRFGDGTPSCRLHYHVNDGRSLAGIADASITFVYSWDAMVHFDKRVVREYVREFARVLAPGGTGFVHHSNFGTVSSSERWLENPSWRSNMTRELFADYCEEAGLEVVEQRLLDWFLEDLDCISTFRKPAR; translated from the coding sequence ATGAGCGACGACCGCGACGACAAGCCCTGGCGCGCCCGGATCGAGCCGCTCGAGAGCGAGCCGCGCGACCTCGCCGCCGCGCTCGCCGAGATCGACGTGCTGCTCGAGATCCGCGCGCACCGCGAGTGGGTCGTCGAGGGGCTGCGCGCGCACGTCGCGAACGTCGAGGGGCTGCTCGGCGAGGCGCGCGAGCGCGTCGACGGGCTCGAGGGGCACACCGCGAACCTCGAGGACCGGCTCGCGCAGCTCGAGCGCCACGCCGCGAACCTCGAGGGCGACCGCGCGGGGCTCGAGGCCGACCGCACCGAGCTGCGCGCCGCGCTCGCCGAATCCGAGCGGCACGTCGAGAGCCTGCGCCTCGCGCTCGAGGAGACGCGGCGGCACGCGGCCGTCGTGGCGAAGCGGCTCGCACAGGCCGAGGCGCAGCGGGCACAGGGCGCGGCGGGCGCGGCCGGCGAGCCGGCCCGCCTCGTGCCCGACGAGGACGTGATCCGGCGGCAGATCGACGAGTGCCGCGAGGCGCACGACGAGGTCGGCTACTACGGCGCGGCCGAGCCGGGCATCGACGGCCAGTGGCGCGACCTGATCTGGCCGGCGATCGAGCGCGCGGATTTCCGGAGCGTGCTCGAGCTCGCGCCCGGCCACGGGCGCAACACGGCGAAGCTCCTCGAGCACGCGCGCGAGATCCACCTCGTCGACGTCAACAAGTCGTGCATCAAGGCGTGCCGCAAGCGCTTCGGCGACGGGACGCCGAGCTGCCGGCTCCACTATCACGTGAACGACGGCCGCTCGCTCGCCGGCATCGCCGACGCGAGCATCACGTTCGTCTACAGCTGGGACGCGATGGTGCACTTCGACAAGCGCGTCGTGCGCGAGTACGTGCGCGAGTTCGCGCGCGTGCTGGCGCCGGGCGGCACGGGCTTCGTGCACCACTCGAACTTCGGCACGGTGTCGAGCAGCGAGCGCTGGCTCGAGAACCCCTCGTGGCGCAGCAACATGACGCGCGAGCTCTTCGCGGACTACTGCGAAGAGGCCGGCCTCGAGGTCGTCGAGCAGCGCCTGCTCGACTGGTTCCTCGAGGACCTCGACTGCATCTCGACCTTCCGCAAGCCCGCGCGCTGA
- a CDS encoding sulfatase, translated as MNRRDARAVLAAVLGTLVACDRAPASDANTRESILLVSIDTLRADSVGTYGSARPTPVLDALARESIVFRNAYAPAPWTIPSHASLFTGLAPRALGVNGRTAIPDAAPMLAEALAGAGYATGARVNTTYVGSKYGFDRGMDEFSLHPDRKDVAQGVDAALEFARRMRGRPSFFFLHVFDVHGPYTAPAPWTDRYVSDALPPDDALPFLRRLAYQRHLRELPQATGVAWVRARYDAGVARVDAELERLFEGLRAAGAWDDTWVFVTSDHGEAFYEHRVWIGHGLFLYEPELRVPLIVKPPARVAGGRAIDVPVSLIDLGPTMRAIAGLEPDPAAQGRSLRPVLEGEASLPADHAVFGDSPHLGDAGFVRVGRWKYVEDARASVEPVLRNHLKPEPDVRDELRARLDLGPKLFDLETDPAETSNRIDDHPDVAARLAARLAARQAESDAIRARLRARTARPPPVDLTPDEKRQLRELGYGE; from the coding sequence GTGAACCGGCGGGACGCCCGCGCGGTGCTCGCGGCGGTGCTCGGCACGCTCGTCGCGTGCGATCGCGCGCCGGCCTCCGACGCGAACACACGGGAGAGCATCCTCCTCGTCTCGATCGACACGCTCCGCGCCGACTCCGTCGGCACGTACGGGAGCGCGCGGCCGACGCCCGTGCTCGACGCGCTCGCGCGCGAGTCGATCGTGTTCCGCAACGCCTACGCACCGGCGCCGTGGACCATCCCGTCGCACGCGAGCCTGTTCACGGGCCTCGCGCCGCGCGCGCTCGGCGTGAACGGGCGAACGGCGATTCCCGACGCGGCCCCGATGCTCGCCGAGGCGCTCGCCGGCGCGGGCTACGCGACGGGCGCGCGCGTCAACACGACGTACGTGGGCTCGAAGTACGGATTCGATCGCGGCATGGACGAGTTCTCCCTCCACCCCGACCGCAAGGACGTCGCGCAGGGCGTCGACGCCGCACTCGAGTTCGCGCGACGCATGCGCGGTCGCCCCTCGTTCTTCTTCCTCCACGTGTTCGACGTGCACGGTCCGTACACGGCGCCGGCGCCGTGGACCGACCGCTACGTGAGCGACGCGCTCCCGCCCGACGACGCGCTCCCCTTCCTGCGTCGGCTCGCCTATCAACGGCACCTGCGCGAGCTGCCGCAGGCGACCGGCGTGGCGTGGGTGCGCGCGCGCTACGACGCGGGCGTCGCGCGCGTCGACGCCGAGCTCGAGCGGCTCTTCGAGGGGCTGCGCGCCGCGGGAGCGTGGGACGACACGTGGGTCTTCGTCACGTCCGACCACGGAGAAGCCTTCTACGAGCACCGCGTCTGGATCGGGCACGGGCTCTTCCTCTACGAGCCCGAGCTCCGCGTTCCCCTGATCGTGAAGCCGCCCGCGCGCGTCGCGGGCGGGCGGGCGATCGACGTTCCCGTCTCGCTGATCGATCTCGGGCCGACGATGCGCGCGATCGCCGGCCTCGAGCCGGATCCCGCCGCACAGGGTCGGTCGCTGCGGCCCGTTCTCGAGGGGGAGGCGTCGCTGCCCGCGGACCACGCCGTGTTCGGCGACTCGCCGCACCTCGGCGACGCGGGCTTCGTCCGCGTCGGCCGCTGGAAGTACGTCGAGGACGCGCGGGCCAGCGTCGAGCCGGTGCTCCGCAACCACCTGAAGCCGGAGCCCGACGTCCGCGACGAGCTCCGCGCGCGTCTCGACCTCGGGCCGAAGCTGTTCGACCTCGAGACGGATCCAGCGGAGACGTCGAATCGGATCGACGACCACCCCGACGTCGCCGCGCGCCTCGCCGCGCGTCTCGCGGCGCGCCAGGCCGAATCCGACGCGATTCGCGCACGCCTGCGCGCCCGCACCGCGCGGCCGCCGCCCGTCGACCTCACCCCCGACGAGAAGCGGCAGCTGCGCGAGCTCGGCTACGGGGAGTGA